The following is a genomic window from Clostridia bacterium.
AAGAGGGATTAGCGGCGGTTTTGGAAACACAACAGAGCGGACAGGCTAATATGTTTGCTTTAGGGGAATTACTTCTGGGCCTAGGTAGTTTGAAACAAGGTTTGGAGCTCTTAGGGCGTGAGGTTACTTATTTAGAAAATGGAATTGAAAAAAGCGGTAGTGTCAGTGCACTTACACAAAAAGATGGTTATTATGTGGCCGTAATCGAAGCTCAAGAAGTTGAATTAACCCAAATCAAAACAATAAAGTAGGTGATGAGCATGGTTGAAAAAC
Proteins encoded in this region:
- a CDS encoding flagellar hook assembly protein FlgD yields the protein MQIALDGYQSIPAQQTSWGKNILDKDDFLKLLITELRYQDALEPMNDRDFIAQMAQMSALEQMQNLNNTVEEGLAAVLETQQSGQANMFALGELLLGLGSLKQGLELLGREVTYLENGIEKSGSVSALTQKDGYYVAVIEAQEVELTQIKTIK